From a region of the Pseudokineococcus lusitanus genome:
- a CDS encoding sugar transferase, whose translation MASLVAPPTPRRAPAVLRRERVVEDVRDRGWVRRYTRRLPVLDAGAAFAAGLAAHAATFWDEGGLTAWLVHVFGDPALSVVLLPVLWVAVIASTRAYEARFLFSGPEELRRVAVAGVSTVAAVSTAAYVLGLSVERGYVVTAVPLALLLTLALRLAARHRVHVLRRSGRRTVPTLVVGRAEGVRDLVEQLALSPQQGMRVVGCCTTSSSLVDADGLVRELPVPVLGGMDDVVEVVRREGIATVAVLPCAEMDSRRLRRLGWRLEETTAELVVAPGIAEVAGPRVAIRPVAGLPLLHLERPELRGLHRVVKGGVDRVGALLAVLALAPVLVAVAVLVRTTSPGPVLYRQERVGADGRPFPMLKFRSMVDRADEELAALMAVNEGNGVLFKMKGDPRVTTVGRVLRRYSLDELPQLFNVLRGEMSLVGPRPPLASEVERYGEDMHRRFAVKPGITGLWQVSGRSHLSAEESERLDVRYVESWSPATDAMILWKTVGSVVRGKGAY comes from the coding sequence GTGGCCTCCCTCGTCGCCCCTCCCACCCCGAGGCGGGCGCCGGCAGTCCTGCGCCGCGAGCGGGTCGTCGAGGACGTCCGCGACCGCGGGTGGGTCCGCCGCTACACCCGGCGCCTGCCCGTCCTCGACGCCGGGGCGGCCTTCGCGGCCGGTCTGGCGGCACACGCGGCGACCTTCTGGGACGAGGGCGGCCTGACGGCGTGGCTCGTCCACGTCTTCGGGGACCCGGCGCTGTCGGTCGTCCTGCTGCCCGTGCTGTGGGTCGCCGTCATCGCCTCGACGCGGGCCTACGAGGCCCGCTTCCTCTTCAGCGGTCCGGAGGAGCTGCGCCGGGTCGCCGTCGCCGGCGTCTCCACCGTCGCCGCCGTGTCCACGGCGGCCTACGTCCTCGGCCTCTCCGTCGAGCGCGGCTACGTCGTCACGGCCGTGCCGCTGGCCCTGCTGCTCACGCTCGCCCTGCGCCTGGCCGCCCGCCACCGCGTCCACGTCCTGCGTCGCTCCGGCCGGCGGACGGTGCCGACCCTCGTCGTGGGCCGCGCCGAGGGCGTCCGTGACCTCGTGGAGCAGCTCGCGCTCTCGCCGCAGCAGGGCATGCGGGTCGTCGGATGCTGCACGACGTCGTCGTCGCTCGTCGACGCCGACGGTCTCGTGCGCGAGCTCCCGGTCCCCGTGCTCGGCGGGATGGACGACGTCGTCGAGGTGGTACGCCGGGAGGGCATCGCCACCGTCGCCGTGCTGCCCTGCGCCGAGATGGACAGCCGCCGGCTGCGCCGTCTCGGCTGGCGACTGGAGGAGACGACCGCGGAGCTCGTCGTCGCCCCGGGCATCGCCGAGGTCGCCGGCCCTCGCGTGGCCATCCGGCCCGTCGCGGGCCTGCCGCTGCTGCACCTCGAGCGACCGGAGCTGAGGGGCCTGCACCGCGTCGTCAAGGGCGGCGTCGACCGGGTGGGCGCGCTGCTCGCCGTCCTGGCCCTCGCGCCGGTGCTCGTGGCGGTCGCCGTGCTCGTGCGCACGACGAGCCCGGGGCCGGTGCTGTACCGCCAGGAGCGCGTCGGCGCCGATGGCCGGCCGTTCCCCATGCTCAAGTTCCGGAGCATGGTGGACCGCGCCGACGAGGAGCTCGCGGCGCTCATGGCCGTCAACGAGGGCAACGGGGTCCTCTTCAAGATGAAGGGCGACCCGCGCGTGACGACGGTCGGACGCGTGCTGCGGCGGTACTCGCTCGACGAGCTGCCCCAGCTGTTCAACGTCCTGCGCGGCGAGATGTCGCTCGTCGGCCCGCGTCCTCCGCTGGCCTCGGAGGTCGAGCGCTACGGCGAGGACATGCACCGCCGGTTCGCCGTCAAGCCCGGCATCACCGGTCTCTGGCAGGTCAGCGGCAGGTCGCACCTGTCGGCCGAGGAGTCGGAGCGCCTCGACGTGCGGTACGTCGAGAGCTGGTCGCCCGCGACCGACGCGATGATCCTCTGGAAGACCGTGGGCTCGGTCGTGCGCGGCAAGGGCGCGTACTGA
- a CDS encoding heparin lyase I family protein, protein MTTSRALWALHRPSAVSHRRHGPRANSSRGRRITAASAVLVGAGLLLPVSAAVAEPSSPPAVAASSVGRPAPVVAGAAVCAAPHIVPTTLMRGAYGSAGLDLVGGITGWVAEQEPTRGRGGPVLTDRIKQLPAGKVPGTGPEKPRGGVMSVHLERYESAPGAEDGDVTVTGGVSGNRAEVYGRYPERASTTEPGDWPDPPGSTRYYSFAVLVPEGHTFATDTKWMTLTQFKGFRGGSPPVALEIKRDHFIVGGANGALKSFVPNGDLGEVVPGRWTHFTFGLHYSTSAREGWVEVYRDGQMVTPRSYLPTLDVVNGQADPAYLKQGIYRTKSWAVPHTVYFGPTTVTDWYSGR, encoded by the coding sequence ATGACCACTTCTCGCGCCCTCTGGGCCCTCCACCGGCCATCCGCGGTGAGCCATCGCCGCCATGGCCCGCGCGCCAACTCGTCCCGCGGCCGTCGGATCACCGCCGCCTCCGCCGTGCTGGTGGGTGCAGGCCTCCTCCTCCCCGTCTCGGCGGCCGTCGCCGAGCCGTCGTCGCCGCCCGCCGTCGCGGCGTCGTCCGTGGGGCGGCCCGCCCCGGTCGTCGCAGGTGCTGCCGTCTGCGCCGCACCGCACATCGTCCCGACCACGCTGATGCGGGGCGCCTACGGCAGTGCCGGTCTTGACCTCGTCGGGGGTATCACCGGCTGGGTGGCGGAGCAGGAGCCGACGAGGGGACGCGGCGGCCCGGTGCTGACCGACCGCATCAAGCAGCTGCCGGCGGGCAAGGTGCCGGGTACCGGCCCGGAGAAGCCTCGTGGCGGCGTGATGTCCGTCCACCTGGAGCGGTACGAGTCGGCGCCGGGCGCCGAGGACGGTGACGTGACAGTCACCGGTGGTGTCAGCGGCAACCGTGCCGAGGTCTACGGCCGGTACCCCGAGCGAGCCAGCACCACCGAGCCGGGTGACTGGCCGGATCCGCCAGGGAGCACTCGCTACTACAGCTTTGCGGTGCTGGTGCCGGAGGGGCACACCTTCGCGACGGACACCAAGTGGATGACCCTCACGCAGTTCAAGGGTTTCCGTGGTGGCTCGCCGCCCGTCGCCCTCGAGATCAAGCGCGACCACTTCATCGTGGGAGGCGCCAACGGTGCGCTCAAGTCCTTCGTGCCCAACGGCGATCTCGGAGAAGTGGTGCCGGGTCGGTGGACCCACTTCACCTTCGGCCTGCACTACTCCACCAGTGCCCGTGAGGGATGGGTCGAGGTGTACCGGGACGGGCAGATGGTCACCCCTCGTAGCTACCTTCCGACGCTCGACGTGGTGAACGGGCAGGCGGACCCTGCCTACCTCAAGCAGGGCATCTACCGGACGAAGAGCTGGGCGGTTCCCCACACCGTCTACTTCGGTCCCACCACGGTGACCGACTGGTACAGCGGCCGCTGA
- a CDS encoding AAA family ATPase, producing the protein MPVLPDPGPGDPAPVPAPGAGAPTAEDARAALLAVRAEVGKAVVGQDVAVTGLVVALLCRGHVLLEGVPGTAKTLLVRALAASLRLGTARVQFTPDLMPGDVTGSLVYDAGQSDLVFREGPVFTNLLLADEINRTPPKTQASLLEAMEERQVTVDGRPRPLPAPFVVAATQNPVEQEGTYPLPEAQLDRFLLKLRLPLPPREAELEVLSRHAAGFDPRDLDAAGLRPVAGPEHLEAARRAVTGVRVAPEVLGYVVDVVRATREAPSLSLGVSPRGATMLLAAARAWAWLTGRDYVTPDDVKALVPATLGHRVQLRPEAELEGVTVEAVLASVLAGVPVPR; encoded by the coding sequence ATGCCCGTGCTGCCCGACCCGGGCCCGGGCGACCCCGCCCCGGTGCCCGCCCCCGGCGCCGGCGCCCCGACCGCGGAGGACGCCCGCGCCGCGCTGCTCGCCGTCCGCGCCGAGGTGGGCAAGGCGGTGGTCGGCCAGGACGTCGCCGTCACCGGCCTCGTCGTCGCGCTCCTGTGCCGCGGCCACGTGCTGCTCGAGGGCGTGCCCGGGACGGCCAAGACCCTCCTCGTGCGCGCCCTCGCCGCCTCGCTGCGGCTGGGGACGGCGCGGGTGCAGTTCACGCCCGACCTCATGCCGGGCGACGTGACGGGCTCCCTCGTCTACGACGCCGGGCAGTCCGACCTCGTCTTCCGCGAGGGCCCGGTCTTCACCAACCTCCTCCTCGCCGACGAGATCAACCGGACGCCGCCGAAGACGCAGGCGTCGCTGCTCGAGGCCATGGAGGAGCGGCAGGTCACCGTCGACGGGCGCCCCCGGCCGCTGCCGGCGCCCTTCGTCGTCGCCGCGACGCAGAACCCCGTCGAGCAGGAGGGCACCTACCCCCTGCCCGAGGCGCAGCTCGACCGCTTCCTCCTCAAGCTGCGCCTGCCGCTGCCGCCGCGCGAGGCCGAGCTCGAGGTGCTGTCCCGGCACGCCGCCGGCTTCGACCCGCGCGACCTCGACGCCGCCGGGCTGCGTCCCGTCGCCGGCCCCGAGCACCTCGAGGCCGCCCGTCGCGCCGTCACCGGGGTGCGGGTCGCGCCAGAGGTCCTCGGCTACGTCGTCGACGTCGTCCGCGCCACGCGCGAGGCCCCGTCGCTGTCCCTCGGCGTCTCGCCCCGCGGGGCCACGATGCTGCTCGCGGCCGCCCGCGCGTGGGCCTGGCTGACCGGCCGCGACTACGTCACGCCGGACGACGTCAAGGCCCTCGTGCCCGCCACGCTCGGGCACCGCGTCCAGCTGCGCCCGGAGGCCGAGCTCGAGGGCGTCACCGTCGAGGCCGTGCTGGCGAGCGTGCTCGCCGGCGTCCCGGTCCCGCGCTGA
- a CDS encoding glycosyltransferase family 4 protein, translated as MPAVAYLVSQHPALSHAFITQEIRALEDRGWTVQRYSVRPPDPEHLTLAPVAAEARRTTVLRGAVGAGALALLRAAVRSPHATASMSRNALRVVRPHGGRAVGVRALALAVATRASYLLQAAVLAERLDASAVRHVHVHFANNAAEVARLACGWLTAAGRPTSYSLTLHSMAMHGLRHRPDDDWPDGGALRWGPLADKVRGAAFTACISEFCRQRAREVLDGLSADLPIVHMGVDVGRFSPSPAETTGGEPADPAVLLFVGRWAEEKGTGALLDAVDQLLDEGLDLRLLVAGDGPLRDTLKARVSGSSRLSPAVELLGPVANDALPDLYRGADLLCLPSTVEGVPVVLMEAMASGLPVVSTRIDGIPELVEDQVSGLLCTPGDHSGLVSAIRDLLQAPERRARMGAAARARVLDAFDSSREVVRLEERLRAAADA; from the coding sequence ATGCCTGCGGTCGCCTACCTCGTCAGCCAGCACCCCGCGCTGTCACACGCCTTCATCACCCAGGAGATCCGCGCCCTGGAGGACCGCGGCTGGACGGTCCAGCGCTACTCGGTGCGCCCGCCCGACCCGGAGCACCTGACGCTGGCGCCCGTGGCGGCGGAGGCGCGCCGCACGACGGTGCTCAGGGGCGCCGTCGGCGCTGGCGCGCTCGCCCTCCTCCGCGCAGCGGTGCGGAGTCCTCACGCCACGGCATCGATGTCGCGCAACGCCCTCCGGGTCGTACGCCCCCACGGCGGGCGTGCCGTCGGGGTCCGCGCTCTTGCCCTCGCCGTCGCGACTCGCGCCTCGTACCTGCTGCAGGCGGCGGTCCTGGCGGAGCGGCTGGACGCGTCAGCGGTGCGCCACGTCCACGTCCACTTCGCCAACAACGCGGCCGAGGTCGCCCGGCTCGCCTGCGGGTGGCTGACGGCGGCCGGCCGGCCGACGAGCTACAGCCTCACCCTCCACAGCATGGCGATGCACGGGTTGCGTCATCGACCCGACGACGACTGGCCGGACGGCGGCGCACTGCGGTGGGGCCCGCTCGCCGACAAGGTGCGGGGCGCGGCGTTCACGGCCTGCATCAGCGAGTTCTGCCGTCAGAGGGCCCGCGAGGTGCTCGACGGGCTCTCTGCCGACCTCCCGATCGTCCACATGGGCGTCGACGTCGGACGGTTCTCGCCCTCGCCCGCCGAGACCACGGGTGGAGAGCCGGCTGACCCAGCCGTCCTCCTCTTCGTCGGCCGGTGGGCGGAGGAGAAGGGCACGGGTGCACTGCTCGACGCGGTCGACCAGCTGCTGGACGAGGGCCTCGACCTCCGCCTGCTCGTCGCCGGCGACGGCCCCCTTCGAGACACGCTGAAGGCGCGCGTCTCCGGCTCCTCCCGGCTCTCCCCCGCGGTGGAGCTGCTGGGCCCGGTGGCGAACGACGCGCTGCCCGACCTCTACCGCGGGGCAGATCTGCTGTGCCTCCCGTCGACGGTCGAAGGCGTGCCCGTGGTGCTCATGGAGGCCATGGCCAGCGGCCTGCCGGTCGTCAGCACCCGGATCGACGGCATCCCCGAACTGGTGGAGGACCAGGTTTCTGGACTGCTGTGCACACCCGGGGACCACTCGGGCCTCGTCTCAGCCATCCGCGACCTGCTCCAGGCCCCGGAGCGACGTGCACGCATGGGCGCTGCCGCCCGCGCTCGTGTGCTCGACGCCTTCGACTCGAGCCGCGAGGTGGTCCGCTTGGAAGAACGCTTGCGTGCAGCCGCGGACGCCTGA
- a CDS encoding DUF4129 domain-containing protein: protein MAGIVVDREEGRDLLARELAGRLYADAQPSPVQRFLSWLFERLGELVPDDLDGGPVVDALVVGVVVLLVLLAARVAGQAVLRRRRAGADAEVFAGDVRRGADDHRARADAMAGEGRWPEAVAERFRAVVRGAEERVLVDEVPGRTAGEVAGELGRVMPDLAGDLATGARVFDDVVYGSAPGTADDDARLRRLDDAVRAARPALPAAVGPEVP from the coding sequence GTGGCCGGGATCGTCGTCGACCGCGAGGAGGGACGCGACCTCCTGGCCCGCGAGCTCGCCGGGCGCCTCTACGCGGACGCCCAGCCCTCCCCCGTGCAGCGCTTCCTGTCCTGGCTCTTCGAGCGCCTCGGCGAGCTGGTGCCCGACGACCTCGACGGCGGTCCCGTCGTCGACGCCCTCGTCGTCGGCGTCGTCGTCCTCCTCGTCCTGCTGGCCGCCCGGGTCGCCGGCCAGGCGGTCCTGCGGCGGCGCCGCGCCGGGGCCGACGCCGAGGTCTTCGCCGGGGACGTCCGCCGGGGCGCCGACGACCACCGGGCCCGTGCCGACGCCATGGCGGGCGAGGGCCGCTGGCCCGAGGCCGTGGCCGAGCGCTTCCGCGCCGTCGTCCGCGGCGCCGAGGAGCGCGTCCTCGTCGACGAGGTGCCCGGCCGGACGGCCGGCGAGGTCGCGGGCGAGCTGGGCCGGGTGATGCCCGACCTCGCGGGCGACCTGGCCACGGGCGCCCGGGTCTTCGACGACGTCGTCTACGGCTCCGCGCCCGGCACCGCGGACGACGACGCCCGGCTGCGTCGCCTCGACGACGCCGTCCGTGCCGCCCGGCCCGCGCTCCCCGCGGCCGTGGGGCCGGAGGTCCCGTGA
- a CDS encoding glycerophosphoryl diester phosphodiesterase membrane domain-containing protein translates to MTQDQGWASPGGDDRREPGTGGASPAPAAPRGEQQQAPGGWSGPAGPAPAAAGWDGRPPASAGWSAPPRPGIVPLRPLGVTDLLEGGFRAISANPKVMLGVSALVFGGVAVLSLLMAPLLLGPVVGAFNDLAASGPAGAAGPEFSTLSFAGADPVTGLVSLVATVALTGILVVSVSASVIGRRTGAGELWRRVRGRLLALVGLSLLISVVVGAVVVLATAAGALGFFVSEAAGVVGLVLGLLAGVVLAVWLSTRWSLASVALLLEGLSIGKALRRSGALVKGTWWRVFGVLLLTFILAGLASAVLVGPASVVAGLLTLWLPTGTATTLGTFITLLFSTVASVLVQPFVASVTALLYTDLRIRQEGLDVELARAADEVTS, encoded by the coding sequence ATGACGCAGGACCAGGGCTGGGCCTCCCCCGGCGGGGACGACCGCCGCGAGCCCGGCACGGGCGGCGCGTCCCCCGCCCCGGCGGCGCCGCGGGGCGAGCAGCAGCAGGCCCCCGGCGGCTGGTCCGGCCCCGCCGGCCCCGCGCCCGCCGCCGCCGGGTGGGACGGCCGCCCGCCCGCCTCCGCCGGCTGGAGCGCCCCGCCGCGGCCGGGCATCGTGCCGCTGCGCCCGCTGGGCGTGACGGACCTGCTCGAGGGGGGCTTCCGCGCCATCAGCGCCAACCCCAAGGTCATGCTCGGCGTCTCGGCGCTCGTCTTCGGCGGCGTCGCCGTGCTCTCGCTGCTCATGGCCCCGCTGCTGCTGGGGCCGGTGGTGGGCGCCTTCAACGACCTCGCCGCGAGCGGCCCGGCGGGGGCGGCCGGCCCCGAGTTCTCCACCCTGTCCTTCGCGGGTGCCGACCCGGTCACCGGACTGGTCTCGCTCGTCGCCACCGTGGCGCTGACGGGCATCCTCGTGGTGTCCGTCAGCGCCTCCGTCATCGGTCGTCGAACGGGCGCCGGTGAGCTGTGGCGACGCGTGCGGGGCCGCCTGCTCGCGCTCGTGGGCCTGTCGCTGCTCATCAGCGTCGTGGTCGGGGCGGTGGTGGTGCTGGCCACCGCCGCAGGGGCGCTGGGCTTCTTCGTCTCCGAGGCCGCCGGCGTCGTCGGGCTCGTCCTCGGCCTGCTCGCGGGTGTCGTCCTCGCCGTCTGGCTCTCCACCCGGTGGAGCCTGGCGTCGGTGGCCCTCCTCCTCGAGGGACTCAGCATCGGCAAGGCGCTGCGGCGCAGCGGCGCGCTCGTCAAGGGGACGTGGTGGCGCGTCTTCGGCGTCCTGCTGCTGACCTTCATCCTCGCCGGGCTCGCGTCGGCCGTGCTCGTCGGGCCGGCGAGCGTCGTGGCCGGGCTGCTGACCCTCTGGTTGCCCACGGGCACGGCCACGACGCTGGGCACCTTCATCACGCTGCTCTTCTCGACGGTCGCCAGCGTCCTCGTCCAGCCCTTCGTCGCCTCGGTGACGGCGCTCCTCTACACCGACCTGCGGATCCGGCAGGAGGGCCTCGACGTCGAGCTGGCCCGGGCGGCCGACGAGGTCACGTCCTGA
- a CDS encoding DUF58 domain-containing protein, producing MPAWFPRVAPTGRLVALVALGAVPVALVPGPWPAVAWAVLVVVLAAVDVALAADPRRLGLERTVPAGVRLGEAVTSELVVTNPGPRRLRGLVRDAWSPSAGAGVDRHAVDVPAGERRRVATPLRPTRRGDRAADLVTVRSRGPLGLLARQRSLPAPATVRVLPHFRSRRHLPSRLARLRDLEGRSAVQVRGQGTEFDSLREYVQGDDVRSIDWRATARRQDLVVRTWRPERDRRVLLVLDTSRTAAGRVGDAPRLDAAMDAALLLAALASRAGDRVDLVALDRRVRARVERADRAALLPALVQAMAPLEARLVEADWSLAARTVRTALTRRALVVLLTPLEPAAVEEGLLPVLGSLSSRHQVLVAAVTDPRLEEMRAARGDVAEVYDAAAAERTVLETDRLVERLARDGVHVVRGTPEELPPRLADAYLALKAAGRL from the coding sequence GTGCCCGCCTGGTTCCCCCGCGTCGCCCCCACCGGGCGCCTCGTCGCGCTCGTCGCGCTGGGCGCCGTCCCCGTCGCGCTCGTGCCCGGCCCCTGGCCCGCCGTGGCCTGGGCGGTGCTCGTCGTCGTCCTCGCCGCGGTGGACGTGGCGCTGGCCGCCGACCCGCGGCGGCTCGGCCTCGAGCGGACGGTGCCGGCGGGCGTCCGGCTCGGCGAGGCGGTGACGAGCGAGCTCGTCGTCACCAACCCGGGGCCGCGACGGCTGCGGGGGCTCGTGCGCGACGCCTGGTCGCCGTCCGCGGGCGCCGGGGTCGACCGGCACGCGGTCGACGTGCCCGCGGGCGAGCGTCGCCGCGTCGCCACCCCGCTGCGGCCGACCCGCCGCGGGGACCGCGCGGCGGACCTCGTCACCGTGCGGTCGCGCGGCCCGCTGGGCCTGCTCGCGCGGCAGCGCTCCCTGCCGGCGCCCGCGACCGTGCGGGTCCTCCCCCACTTCCGCTCGCGGCGGCACCTGCCCAGCCGCCTCGCGCGGCTGCGTGACCTCGAGGGCCGCTCGGCCGTGCAGGTGCGCGGCCAGGGCACGGAGTTCGACAGCCTGCGCGAGTACGTGCAGGGCGACGACGTCCGCTCCATCGACTGGCGTGCGACGGCGCGCCGGCAGGACCTCGTCGTGCGCACGTGGCGGCCCGAGCGCGACCGCCGCGTCCTGCTCGTCCTCGACACCTCCCGCACCGCCGCCGGCCGCGTGGGCGACGCGCCGCGCCTCGACGCCGCCATGGACGCCGCGCTGCTCCTCGCCGCGCTCGCGTCCCGGGCGGGCGACCGGGTCGACCTCGTGGCGCTGGACCGCCGCGTCCGGGCGCGGGTCGAGCGGGCCGACCGGGCGGCGCTCCTGCCGGCGCTGGTGCAGGCGATGGCGCCGCTCGAGGCGCGCCTCGTCGAGGCGGACTGGTCGCTCGCCGCCCGCACGGTCCGGACGGCGCTGACCCGCCGCGCGCTCGTCGTGCTCCTGACGCCGCTCGAGCCGGCCGCCGTCGAGGAGGGCCTCCTGCCGGTGCTCGGGTCGCTGTCCTCGCGGCACCAGGTGCTCGTCGCCGCGGTCACCGACCCCCGCCTCGAGGAGATGCGGGCGGCCCGGGGGGACGTCGCCGAGGTCTACGACGCGGCGGCCGCCGAGCGGACCGTCCTCGAGACCGACCGGCTCGTCGAGCGTCTCGCGCGCGACGGCGTCCACGTCGTCCGCGGCACGCCCGAGGAGCTGCCGCCCCGGCTGGCCGACGCCTACCTGGCGCTCAAGGCGGCCGGCCGGCTCTGA
- a CDS encoding glycosyltransferase family 2 protein, whose product MSTPRPGRRYLVVSPCKDEADLLPVTAASMLAQTERPALWLVVDDGSDDRTPDLLRHLASQHSWVRVLTRPAGTPRRLGSGVVEAFDAGLASVGPLTDFDYVCKLDLDLRLPTSYFAGLMDLLEADHALASVSGRPWFRRPDGTVAWERCGGENCVGMAKFYRREAYEDIGGFVPRLMWDGIDCHESRRRGWRSAAVPDDALAFEHLRPMGSSDRGVLRGRRRHGHGQYLMGSSPLFVLASAARRLADPPALLGSLNMLAGWAWAAVTRVERHGDQAFRSSLRRYQHESLVLGKHRATERTRQRAMAGRGGPA is encoded by the coding sequence ATGTCGACACCACGGCCCGGCCGCCGCTACCTCGTCGTCTCGCCCTGCAAGGACGAGGCTGACCTGCTGCCGGTCACTGCGGCCTCCATGCTGGCCCAGACGGAACGCCCTGCGCTGTGGCTGGTCGTCGACGACGGCTCGGACGACCGGACCCCCGACCTGCTCCGGCACCTGGCCTCCCAGCACAGCTGGGTGCGAGTGCTCACGAGACCCGCCGGCACGCCGCGACGTCTTGGCTCAGGCGTCGTCGAAGCCTTCGACGCAGGTCTTGCGTCCGTAGGACCGCTGACCGACTTCGACTACGTCTGCAAGCTGGACCTCGACCTCCGGCTGCCCACGTCCTACTTCGCCGGCCTCATGGACCTCCTGGAGGCGGATCACGCACTGGCAAGCGTCAGTGGCCGTCCGTGGTTCCGCCGCCCCGACGGCACGGTCGCCTGGGAGCGGTGCGGCGGCGAGAACTGCGTCGGTATGGCGAAGTTCTACCGACGGGAGGCGTACGAGGACATCGGCGGTTTCGTGCCCCGCCTCATGTGGGACGGCATCGACTGCCACGAGAGCCGCCGGCGAGGTTGGAGGTCCGCGGCAGTGCCCGACGACGCCCTCGCCTTCGAGCACCTCCGCCCCATGGGCTCATCCGACCGGGGCGTCCTGCGCGGCCGACGTCGCCACGGGCACGGTCAGTACCTCATGGGGTCGAGCCCTCTGTTCGTCCTCGCGAGCGCAGCACGTCGGCTGGCCGATCCGCCGGCTCTGCTCGGCAGCCTCAACATGCTGGCGGGCTGGGCCTGGGCAGCCGTCACCCGGGTCGAACGGCACGGTGACCAGGCCTTCCGTTCATCCCTGAGGCGCTACCAGCACGAGTCGCTGGTGCTGGGGAAGCACCGTGCGACCGAGCGAACGCGTCAGAGGGCCATGGCCGGTCGCGGTGGCCCCGCCTGA
- a CDS encoding DUF4350 domain-containing protein, which produces MSAPATAAPAGPATAGPGPTTGPAPGPTTTRRPRRATLLVLLGAVLLVVALVVASLGTSDGPLDPGSPAPDGGRAVAQVLGDLGVDVVRTTTSDATDAAVEAAGGDAAVLVVPTSPLSSAQTDRLAALGEAGADLLLLVPDPDVLAALAPSLRAADEIETAEDVPPQCDLPAAQRAGEATGGGALVEARDDEDPAVVSCYGLPFGGSPYVTVDGGAGGGERGDVVVLGQPDVLRNETVDEAGNAALALQTLGARPTLVWYLPDPLDPALAEGDGTVPLSSLVPRGLVRAAQVLAVAGVLLLLWRGRRLGPLVVERLPVVVRAAEAVEGRGRLYRATGARDHAAATLRAASLTRLAGRLGVPASAGADAVVGAAAGASGRPRADVAALYRPDAPADDAALVALATALDDLEKEVSSS; this is translated from the coding sequence GTGAGCGCCCCCGCCACCGCCGCCCCGGCCGGTCCCGCGACGGCGGGCCCCGGGCCCACCACGGGGCCCGCCCCCGGGCCCACGACGACCCGGCGCCCCCGCCGGGCGACCCTCCTGGTGCTCCTCGGTGCCGTCCTCCTCGTCGTGGCCCTCGTCGTCGCCTCGCTCGGGACGTCGGACGGCCCGCTCGACCCGGGCAGCCCCGCGCCCGACGGCGGCCGTGCCGTGGCGCAGGTCCTCGGCGACCTCGGGGTCGACGTCGTGCGGACGACCACGAGCGACGCCACCGACGCCGCGGTCGAGGCCGCCGGCGGGGACGCGGCGGTGCTCGTCGTGCCCACGTCACCGCTGTCGTCCGCCCAGACCGACCGGCTCGCCGCGCTCGGCGAGGCCGGGGCCGACCTCCTCCTGCTGGTGCCCGACCCCGACGTCCTCGCGGCGCTCGCGCCCTCGCTCCGGGCGGCCGACGAGATCGAGACGGCCGAGGACGTGCCGCCGCAGTGCGACCTCCCCGCCGCCCAGCGGGCCGGCGAGGCCACGGGCGGTGGTGCCCTCGTCGAGGCCCGCGACGACGAGGACCCGGCGGTGGTGTCCTGCTACGGCCTGCCCTTCGGCGGGTCGCCCTACGTCACGGTCGACGGCGGCGCCGGGGGCGGGGAGCGCGGCGACGTCGTCGTGCTCGGCCAGCCCGACGTGCTGCGCAACGAGACGGTCGACGAGGCGGGCAACGCCGCCCTCGCGCTGCAGACGCTCGGTGCCCGCCCCACGCTCGTCTGGTACCTGCCGGACCCCCTGGACCCGGCCCTCGCGGAGGGCGACGGGACGGTGCCGCTCTCCTCGCTCGTGCCGCGGGGCCTCGTACGGGCGGCGCAGGTGCTCGCCGTCGCGGGCGTCCTGCTGCTCCTGTGGCGCGGCCGCCGGCTCGGGCCGCTCGTCGTCGAACGGCTGCCCGTCGTCGTCCGCGCCGCCGAGGCCGTCGAGGGGCGCGGCCGCCTCTACCGGGCCACCGGCGCCCGCGACCACGCCGCGGCCACCCTGCGCGCGGCCTCGCTCACCCGGCTCGCGGGCCGCCTCGGCGTCCCCGCGAGCGCCGGGGCGGACGCCGTCGTGGGCGCCGCCGCGGGCGCGTCCGGCCGCCCGCGCGCCGACGTCGCCGCCCTCTACCGCCCGGACGCGCCCGCCGACGACGCGGCGCTCGTCGCCCTCGCCACCGCCCTCGACGACCTGGAGAAGGAGGTCAGCAGCTCGTGA
- a CDS encoding acyltransferase, translating to MEQGAWFGSGSAVTIGSRSGVGKDALLMGEVVIGDDVMMGPRVVVLATNHVSDDVSRPMREQGLTRPRPVVIEDDVWIGANAVLLPGRRIGQGSIVAAGCVVTKDVEPYSVVGGNPGRVLGSRGAS from the coding sequence GTGGAGCAGGGGGCGTGGTTCGGGTCGGGCAGCGCGGTGACGATCGGCTCGCGCTCGGGCGTCGGCAAGGACGCCCTGCTCATGGGCGAGGTCGTCATCGGCGACGACGTGATGATGGGGCCGCGAGTCGTCGTCCTCGCGACCAACCACGTCAGCGACGACGTCTCCCGCCCCATGCGTGAGCAGGGCCTGACACGGCCGCGGCCGGTCGTCATCGAGGACGACGTCTGGATCGGCGCGAACGCCGTGCTGCTGCCGGGTCGCCGGATCGGCCAGGGCAGCATCGTCGCGGCGGGGTGCGTCGTGACGAAGGACGTCGAGCCCTACTCCGTCGTGGGAGGTAACCCCGGTCGCGTGCTCGGCAGCAGGGGTGCCTCGTGA